The DNA window AGCAAGGCGGATTCACGCTGGTGGAGGTGCTGGTGGCGCTGGGCATCGTGGCCATTGCGCTCACGGCCGGCACACAGGCCACCTCGGCCCTTACGCGCAACGCGCAGCGCCAGTCCGATGTACTGCTGGCACACCTGTGCGCCGAGAACGAACTCGTCAAAATACGCCTGTCGCGGCAAATGCCCGCCATTGGCGACGACCTGCAGTCCTGCGAGCAGGCCGGGCGCCGTTTTGATGTGAGCCTCGTCGTGCGCCCCACCCCCAACCCGAGCTTCCGGCGCGTGGATGCGCAGGTGCTCGATGGCACGTACCCGGTGCTGCGCCTGTCTACCATCGTCGGGCGCCGCTGACCATGGCATTCCCACCCGTCCATCCATCCCGCCCGGCACGGGGGTTCACGCTGGTCGAATTGCTGGTGGCCCTGGCCATCCTGGCGCTGATGGCCCTGCTCAGCTGGCGCGGCATAGATGGCATGGTGCGCGCACAAGAACAAACCCGCCAGCGCAGCGACCAGTTGCTGGTGTTGCAGGCCGCGCTCACGCAGTGGGGCACCGACCTGGACGCGCTGCTGCCCTTGCCGCACACCACGCCGCTCGACTGGGACGGCCAGGTGCTGCGCATCACCCGGCGCAGCACTGCGATGCCCGACGAGGGCGCCCTGGTGGTGGCCTGGGCCCGCCGCGACGTGGGCGGCACCAGCCAGTGGTTGCGCTGGCAGTCGCCGCCGCTGCGCACGCGCGGCGCCTGGGAGCAGGCCTGGCAACAGGCCGCCCAGTGGGCGCGTAACCCGGGCGAAGCCGACCGGCGCGCCGAAGTCGCCCTGCTGCCGCTGGCCGACTGGAAAGTTTTCTATTTCCGCAGCGACGCCTGGACCAACCCCATGTCCAGCAGCGGCCCACCGGCCGCCGATGCCGCCACGGCCAGTGTGCTGATTCCCGATGGCGTGCGCCTGCAGCTCGACCTGCCCCCCGGCCAGGGGCTGGCCGGGCAGATCACACGCGACTGGGTCAGCCCCCTCAAGGGAGGCGGCAAGACATGAGCACCAGACAACGCGGCGCGGCCCTGCTGGCAGCCATGCTGACCGTGACGCTGGTCGCCACCTTTGCCGCCGCTGCCCTGTGGCAGCAGTGGCGCTCCATCGAGGTGGAGACCGCCGAACGCGCGCGCGTGCAATCGGCCTGGATTTTGCTGGGCGCGCTCGACTGGTCGCGCCTGATCCTCATCGAGGATGGCCGCGCCGGGGGCGCCGACCACCTGGCCGAACCCTGGGCGGTGCCGCTGGAAGAAGCCCGCCTGTCCACCTTTTTGGCCGCCGACCGCAACGTGGCCCAGCAAACCGACGCCAGCACCGACACCCGGGACGCTTTTCTGTCCGGCCAGATCATCGACCTGCAGTCACGCCTGAACCTGACCAACCTGGTCCAGGGCGGTACGGTGAATGAATCGGCACTGGCCCAGTTTGGCCGTCTGTTCAACCAGTTGGGCCTGCCCGCGTCCGAGCTGGCCACCCTGGTGCAAGGGCTGCGCGCCGCCCAGGCACCCGCCGAAAGCGGCAGCCAGGCGCCCCTGATGCCGCAAACCCTGGGCCAGCTGACCTGGCTGGGAGTCTCGCCCGCCACGGTGGCCGTGCTGGCCCCGCATGCCGCGCTGCTGCCCGAGCGCAGACAGGTGAACCTGAACACCGCCGGGGTCGAGGTGCTGCTTGCCAGCATCGAGGGCCTGGACATGGCGGGCGCCAACAAAATCGTGGCCGTACGGGAGATGCAGCATTTCAAAACGCTGGAGGACGTGAACGCCCTGCTGGGGCAAGTCACCCGGGTCAGCAGCAACGACCATGCGGTGTCGTCCTCGTATTTCGAGGTGCATGGCCGCTTGCGCCTGGACGACGTGACGGTGCAGGAACGTTCCATGGTGCGCCGCCTGGG is part of the Simplicispira sp. 125 genome and encodes:
- the gspI gene encoding type II secretion system minor pseudopilin GspI; the protein is MTSGSQQGGFTLVEVLVALGIVAIALTAGTQATSALTRNAQRQSDVLLAHLCAENELVKIRLSRQMPAIGDDLQSCEQAGRRFDVSLVVRPTPNPSFRRVDAQVLDGTYPVLRLSTIVGRR
- a CDS encoding prepilin-type N-terminal cleavage/methylation domain-containing protein; protein product: MAFPPVHPSRPARGFTLVELLVALAILALMALLSWRGIDGMVRAQEQTRQRSDQLLVLQAALTQWGTDLDALLPLPHTTPLDWDGQVLRITRRSTAMPDEGALVVAWARRDVGGTSQWLRWQSPPLRTRGAWEQAWQQAAQWARNPGEADRRAEVALLPLADWKVFYFRSDAWTNPMSSSGPPAADAATASVLIPDGVRLQLDLPPGQGLAGQITRDWVSPLKGGGKT
- the gspK gene encoding type II secretion system minor pseudopilin GspK; this encodes MSTRQRGAALLAAMLTVTLVATFAAAALWQQWRSIEVETAERARVQSAWILLGALDWSRLILIEDGRAGGADHLAEPWAVPLEEARLSTFLAADRNVAQQTDASTDTRDAFLSGQIIDLQSRLNLTNLVQGGTVNESALAQFGRLFNQLGLPASELATLVQGLRAAQAPAESGSQAPLMPQTLGQLTWLGVSPATVAVLAPHAALLPERRQVNLNTAGVEVLLASIEGLDMAGANKIVAVREMQHFKTLEDVNALLGQVTRVSSNDHAVSSSYFEVHGRLRLDDVTVQERSMVRRLGLEVTTVWRERGAALRSNPTMARENRP